The Chrysoperla carnea chromosome X, inChrCarn1.1, whole genome shotgun sequence genome includes a region encoding these proteins:
- the LOC123302317 gene encoding uncharacterized protein LOC123302317 codes for MGPKKDAEDIKMQLFQNSILISEHEGLISKALEIGKQAIVNSSFIPNLEARFSKLEKLFDTFKSLISNSNKLANLGENKEEIENLCKRSEVVHDKYYEILAIEIQIRKSTKTIQSTTQDDVLASQISHSAASKLPNINIPTFDGDISKWVSFRDTFVSLIHDAPGINHVAKFHYLRSALKGNALQTIAGIQVNMDNYTQAWEAMLKKYDNKRLQASYYLSKIFNFKPVIKASLSQLELLSSIVIENAIAFKNLKLKNESGFILVYFIIRLLDHKTKEKFEDEYGKNSTIPKFEDLIKFIETECLKFQTENLTSDKSVNNYPAKPTYSNKQVVMTQTQYNPDTCAVCKGNHPIFKCSNFLALQPSQRLNKIKQLNGCHNCLKTNHEVTKCPSQSICKECKRKHNTLLHIVSGSQTFSTKTKGHSLQNIPLQTNNIDPNRNQTENSNTINTVLSATVSGAPTVLLGTALARIKDHLGRDHNIRILVDSGAQRSFITTSFIDKLRLAKQPNLQPLSGLSNMPIRGGRMQVECVIHPLNSSTPELQTTAIVVPSIITQSPTHAISNDIRKIFKNLNLADATFDKPGPIDFLLGADLFGQILLGESKTPSKYHPAAIKSVFGWILIGSISHKNSKVSPIHNLLVSESSIHNLIERFWKIEDTPHSIPMSLEEKQCEEHFKTTHSRNDSGRYIVRLPFKQFPPKLGNSKSQAYLRYMRLEQKFIRNPKLKTTYDSVINEYMDLGYLSVAKDPGAYILPHHGVEKPSSSTSLRVVFDASCSTESGSLNDKLLTGPTLQSNITEVILHFRTYAVAMSTDICKMYLQIILHENDRKYQHMFYRFNPSDSITEYELNRVTFGMPASPYLAIRVILQLIQDEGAAYPLASNALANHTYVDNILTGAHNLNDALALQKELIHLLQKGGFTLKKWASSSKELLKTVPIECHETPIAFSTLENSTIKVLGMQWDPVSDCLSYAVQAPQIILTKRAVLSNIAKLYDPLGYLSPIIFKAKCIMKQTWKINNLKWDDPLPDEIASQWCNFLNQLQTLSHIKIPRCIINKPYKNITILGFADASKLGYASTIYLRLTKSDNSVSINLLMSKTRLAPISTISIPRLELCAALLLVKTFQSIKPFISSLEVDKTYLFSDSTVVLDWLKHSPRINKVFEANRVAEILRNTVVTDWYHVESEHNPADIASRGIDPCQLKSKPLWWFGPQWLQNEPSSWPITQQKHPQQQEILILNTKQHSLFNDDWMKRFSSYSKLVRTMAYILRFIDRLKKKQNVPSGLIQCQEFNKSTLNCIKLIQKEYFSDEIKAIKSNEKSKLSALAPFIDPSGIIRVGGRLTNSPLQYSHKHPIILPKRAHFTHLLIDYLHHSYLHAGPQLLQALIQRKYWIVAARSAIKSRIFQCIKCYKLKPKNYIPYMSALPSSRFEQGRAFLNVGIDYAGPFLIKDSNRRKPNISKTYVGLYVCMSTKAIHVELVTDLSTKAFLASFDRFIARRGIPSQVFSDNGTNFVGACRYLREIYKWLKQKEIQSTIIDYATNKGIVWKFNPPASPNFGGLWEAGVKSFKNHLIRTLEKRYLTFEEFNTLIVRIEAMLNSRPSYPLSSSPDEYEVLTPGHFLIGAPLVAPPEQDLTDIKNNRLDRWQLISQTFQHIWQKWRLNYLNTLQQRLKWQTKEKPVAINDLVLLKEPNAPSLNWPKGRIIEVYPGRDNQVRVVKIKTQKGEYTRPITQIVPLLPPCGDKQN; via the coding sequence ATGGGACCAAAAAAGGATGCTGAAGACATAAAAATGCAGCTATTTCAAAATTCCATATTAATTTCAGAACATGAGGGCCTCATCAGCAAAGCTCTCGAAATAGGCAAACAGGCCATAGTTAATTCAAGTTTTATACCTAATTTGGAAGCACGTTTTTCTAAATTGGAAAAGCTATTCGATACATTCAAATCTCTGATTTCCAATTCTAATAAACTCGCTAATTTAGGGGAAAATAAAGaggaaatcgaaaatttatgcAAGCGTTCTGAAGTTGTTCatgataaatattatgaaattctagCTATAGAAATTCAAATTCGTAAAAGCACCAAAACTATCCAATCAACGACTCAAGACGATGTTTTAGCCAGTCAAATCTCACATAGCGCGGCATCCAAATTACCAAATATTAACATACCCACATTCGACGGGGATATATCTAAATGGGTTTCCTTCAGGGACACCTTTGTTTCTTTAATCCACGATGCTCCAGGTATCAATCATGTTGCTAAATTTCATTACTTAAGATCAGCCCTAAAGGGAAATGCTTTACAAACCATTGCGGGAATTCAAGTAAACATGGACAATTACACACAAGCATGGGAAGCTATGCTAaagaaatatgataataaacGTTTACAAGCATCATATTAtctatccaaaatttttaatttcaaaccgGTTATCAAAGCGTCACTATCTCAACTAGAATTGCTTTCTAGTATTGTCATCGAAAATGCTATTgccttcaaaaatttaaaattaaaaaatgaaagtggCTTCATCTTAGTCTATTTCATCATACGATTACTAGAtcacaaaaccaaagaaaaattTGAGGACGAATACGGAAAGAATTCAACTATTCCGAAATTCGAGGAtctaataaaattcattgaaaccgagtgtttaaaatttcaaacggaaaatttaacaagcGACAAAAGCGTTAATAATTATCCAGCTAAACCCACGTATAGCAACAAACAAGTTGTCATGACTCAAACTCAGTACAATCCAGACACATGCGCAGTCTGTAAAGGGAATCATCCCATTTTCAAGTGTAGCAATTTTTTGGCACTACAACCTTCACAAAGgcttaacaaaataaaacaattaaatggcTGTCATAATTGTCTCAAAACAAATCATGAAGTCACAAAATGCCCGTCACAATCCATATGTAAAGAATGCAAACGAAAACATAATACATTATTACATATAGTAAGTGGTAGTCAAACGTTCTCAACCAAAACGAAAGGTCACAGCTTACAAAACATTCCATTACAAACAAATAACATTGATCCAAACAGGAATCAAACTGAAAATTCAAATACAATTAATACGGTTTTATCCGCGACAGTATCAGGTGCGCCTACAGTTCTATTAGGTACTGCACTAGCAAGAATTAAAGATCATTTAGGCAGAGATCACAATATTAGAATCCTCGTAGACAGCGGGGCCCAAAGATCATTTATCACAACCTCATTCATAGACAAACTGCGTCTGGCCAAGCAGCCAAATTTGCAACCCCTCAGTGGGTTATCTAATATGCCAATTCGCGGTGGGCGAATGCAAGTAGAATGCGTCATACACCCCTTAAATTCAAGCACTCCGGAATTACAAACAACAGCAATTGTAGTACCATCAATTATAACTCAAAGCCCCACACATGCTATATCCAATGACATTCgcaaaatcttcaaaaatttgaatctaGCGGACGCGACATTTGATAAACCAGGTCCAATAGACTTTCTTCTCGGTGCTGACTTGTTTGGACAAATTTTATTAGGAGAAAGTAAGACACCGTCAAAGTATCATCCAGCTGCTATTAAAAGTGTGTTTGGTTGGATTTTAATAGGTTCAATTAGTCATAAAAATAGTAAAGTTTCGCCCATTCATAACTTATTAGTATCCGAATCCTCAATTCACAATCTAATAGAAAGGTTTTGGAAAATTGAGGACACACCTCATTCTATACCCATGAGTTTAGAAGAAAAACAATGTGAAGAACACTTTAAAACTACACATTCACGAAATGATTCAGGACGATATATAGTCCGATTGCCCTTCAAACAATTTCCTCCAAAATTGGGAAATTCTAAATCACAAGCATATCTACGTTATATGAGACTTGAACAAAAATTCATTCGAAATCCTAAATTAAAAACGACATATGATTCGGTAATCAATGAATATATGGATTTAGGATATTTATCAGTAGCCAAAGATCCTGGTGCATACATTTTACCTCACCATGGAGTCGAAAAACCCAGTTCTTCTACCTCACTCAGAGTAGTATTTGATGCTTCATGTTCTACTGAATCTGGATCATTAAATGACAAATTATTAACAGGACCAACATTGCAATCCAATATAACTGAAGTGATTCTTCATTTTAGAACGTATGCAGTCGCCATGTCGACCGACATTTGTAAAATGTATCTACAAAtcattttacatgaaaatgatCGTAAATATCAACATATGTTTTATAGATTCAATCCATCCGATTCAATAACGGAGTATGAATTAAATCGTGTTACTTTTGGGATGCCTGCCTCTCCGTATCTAGCGATTAGAGTCATACTTCAATTAATACAAGACGAGGGAGCAGCCTATCCACTAGCATCCAATGCATTGGCCAATCATACGTACGTAGACAATATACTAACCGGAGCACACAATTTAAATGACGCTTTAGCCTTACAAAAAGAACTTATTCATTTATTACAAAAGGGCGGTTTTACACTAAAGAAGTGGGCTAGTTCAAGCAAAGAATTACTTAAAACCGTACCTATCGAGTGTCATGAAACTCCTATTGCATTTTCTACCTTAGAAAATTCTACTATAAAAGTTTTAGGAATGCAATGGGACCCAGTAAGCGACTGTCTTAGCTATGCCGTTCAAGCTCCACAGATAATATTGACAAAGCGAGCAGTATTATCCAACATAGCAAAATTATATGATCCATTAGGATATCTATCGCCAATAATTTTCAAAGCAAAATGTATCATGAAACAAAcatggaaaataaataatttaaaatgggaCGACCCCCTACCAGATGAAATAGCATCCCAATGGTGTAATTTTCTGAATCAACTGCAAACATTATCTCACATAAAGATACCACGGTGTATAATAAACAAGccctataaaaatataacaatattagGATTCGCAGACGCATCCAAATTGGGTTATGCATCCACAATTTATTTACGTTTAACAAAATCAGATAACTCTGTTTCAATTAACTTGCTCATGTCAAAAACTCGTTTAGCTCCTATTTCAACCATCAGTATTCCACGTTTGGAATTATGCGCAGctttattattagtaaaaacatttcaaagcATCAAACCATTTATATCTTCGCTTGAAGTAGACAAAACATATTTGTTTTCGGATTCAACAGTTGTCTTGGATTGGCTAAAGCATTCACCTCGTATAAACAAAGTATTCGAAGCCAATCGAGTGGCCgaaattttgagaaatactGTAGTCACAGACTGGTATCATGTTGAATCGGAACATAATCCAGCGGACATTGCCAGCCGCGGCATTGATCCCTgtcaattaaaatcaaaaccATTATGGTGGTTCGGCCCTCAATGGCTTCAAAACGAACCATCTAGTTGGCCGATAACCCAACAAAAGCATCCCCAGCAAcaagaaattttgatattaaacacCAAACAACATTCGTTATTCAATGATGACTGGATGAAACGTTTTTCATCTTATAGCAAATTGGTCCGAACCATGGCATACATATTAAGGTTTATAGACAGgctaaagaaaaaacaaaatgtccCTTCGGGTCTCATTCAATGTCAGGAATTCAACAAATCCACTTTGAATTgcattaaattaatacaaaaggAATATTTCTCGGATGAAATAAAGGCtattaaatcaaatgaaaaatccaAGCTAAGTGCATTAGCGCCCTTTATAGACCCCTCGGGAATTATCAGGGTGGGAGGAAGACTCACCAACAGTCCTTTACAATATTCACACAAACATccaattattttaccaaaaagggCTCACTTTACACATTTATTAATCGATTATTTACATCATTCATACTTGCATGCAGGACCGCAATTATTACAAGcattaattcaaagaaaatattggATTGTTGCAGCTCGAAGCGCAATCAAATCGCGCATATTTCAGTGCATAAAATGTTacaaattaaaaccaaaaaattatataccatATATGAGTGCTTTACCATCGTCACGATTTGAACAGGGTAGGGCCTTTTTAAACGTAGGTATAGACTATGCCGGACCATTTCTTATTAAAGATTCAAACAGACGGAAACCCAACATTTCAAAAACTTATGTCGGATTATATGTATGCATGAGTACAAAAGCAATTCATGTAGAATTAGTTACAGACTTATCAACAAAAGCTTTCTTAGCAAGTTTTGATCGCTTCATTGCACGTCGGGGAATTCCCTCACAAGTCTTTTCGGACAACGGAACAAATTTCGTTGGCGCTTGTCGTTATTTACGAGAAATATATAAATGGCTAAAACAAAAGGAAATTCAATCAACAATTATTGACTATGCCACAAACAAAGGCATCGTATGGAAATTTAACCCTCCAGCCTCTCCAAACTTCGGCGGTCTGTGGGAAGCTGGCGTAAAATCgttcaaaaatcatttaattcgTACATTAGAAAAACGGTATTTAACCTTTGAAGAATTCAATACATTAATAGTCAGAATCGAAGCAATGCTCAATTCACGACCTTCATACCCACTATCATCGTCTCCAGACGAATATGAAGTGTTAACCCCAGGACATTTTCTAATAGGAGCCCCATTAGTAGCCCCTCCAGAACAGGATTTAACTGACATTAAAAATAACCGTTTAGATCGGTGGCAACTAATTAGTCAGACGTTTCAGCACATATGGCAAAAATGGCgtctcaattatttaaataccctTCAACAAAGGTTGAAATGGCAAACAAAAGAAAAGCCAGTTGCCATAAACGACcttgttttattaaaagaacCAAATGCACCGTCCTTGAACTGGCCCAAAGGTAGAATTATCGAAGTATATCCAGGGCGAGACAATCAAGTACgagtagtaaaaataaaaacacaaaaggGAGAGTATACCCGACCTATCACTCAAATTGTGCCTCTTCTACCTCCATGTGGAGACAAACAAaattag